The following coding sequences lie in one Capnocytophaga stomatis genomic window:
- a CDS encoding metallophosphoesterase family protein — protein MKILLLSDTHSYIDDKILNYAQQVDEIWHCGDFGSFEVVEALEKIKPVRGVYGNIDGTEIRSKFPEVNRFHCEGVEVLMIHIGGYPEKYTPLAKKEIISKTPKIFISGHSHILKVIYDKKFQLLHLNPGAVGKHGWQTVRTMIRFEIDGEEIKNVEVIEFER, from the coding sequence ATGAAAATTCTTCTTCTTTCTGATACGCATTCTTACATAGATGACAAAATTTTGAATTACGCCCAACAAGTTGATGAAATTTGGCATTGTGGCGATTTCGGTTCTTTTGAAGTTGTTGAAGCTTTGGAGAAAATAAAACCGGTCAGGGGCGTGTATGGCAACATTGACGGAACAGAAATAAGAAGCAAATTTCCGGAAGTAAATAGGTTTCATTGTGAGGGAGTTGAGGTTTTGATGATTCACATTGGCGGATATCCTGAAAAATATACACCCTTGGCGAAAAAAGAAATTATTTCAAAAACGCCAAAGATTTTCATTTCGGGGCATTCGCATATATTAAAAGTGATATATGACAAAAAATTTCAGCTATTGCATTTGAATCCGGGAGCGGTTGGCAAACACGGCTGGCAAACTGTCCGAACGATGATTCGTTTTGAGATTGATGGGGAAGAAATCAAAAATGTTGAAGTAATTGAATTTGAAAGATAG
- the rpoN gene encoding RNA polymerase factor sigma-54 — MLKQNLQLKLSQKLSPQQIQLMKLVQLPTLAFEQRIKQELEENPALESGREEDEFDEFADEFDNSTDEYNDSEVIDMEDINIDEYLSDDEIPEYRLQANNYSDDDEEKEIPFSAEVSFHQSLLNQLNTFTLSDEDYFIAEFLVGSIDDSGYIRRTIQDLTDDLAFTQNIYTEEDKVKQIREQVIFKLDPAGVGAFDLQECLLVQLQRKKATPATSLAIEIIEKGFEQFSKKHYAKLQQKFSVSEDELKEAIQEIEKLNPKPGNSYSGSSVQVEQIIPDFTIRVNDNDLELSLNGRNAPELHVSKEYSTMLDTYKRSKEKSASQKEAVFFIKQKLDSAKWFIDAIKQRQQTLLVTMGAIMEHQREYFLTGDELKIKPLILKDIADKVGMDISTISRVASSKYVTTPYGTKLIKDFFSESMKNDQGEDVSTHEIKQILQKIIATEDKGKPYPDDELAQLLKDEGYPIARRTVAKYREQLDIPVARLRKEL, encoded by the coding sequence ATGTTAAAACAAAATTTACAACTCAAACTTTCACAAAAACTTTCGCCTCAGCAAATTCAATTAATGAAATTGGTGCAGTTGCCTACGTTGGCTTTCGAGCAGCGTATTAAGCAAGAATTGGAGGAAAATCCGGCTCTGGAATCGGGGCGTGAGGAAGATGAATTTGATGAGTTTGCAGATGAATTTGATAATTCCACAGACGAATATAATGATAGTGAAGTGATTGATATGGAGGATATTAACATTGATGAATATCTCAGTGATGATGAAATTCCCGAGTATCGATTGCAGGCAAATAATTATAGTGATGACGATGAAGAAAAAGAAATTCCGTTCAGTGCCGAAGTGTCGTTCCATCAATCGCTTTTAAATCAGTTGAATACGTTTACACTTTCGGACGAAGATTATTTTATAGCTGAGTTTTTGGTTGGTAGCATTGACGATAGCGGTTACATTCGCCGAACAATTCAAGACTTAACCGATGACTTGGCTTTTACGCAAAATATTTATACAGAGGAAGATAAGGTAAAACAAATTCGTGAGCAGGTTATTTTCAAGTTAGACCCAGCCGGAGTAGGTGCTTTTGATTTGCAAGAATGCCTATTGGTTCAATTGCAACGAAAAAAAGCAACCCCGGCGACAAGTTTGGCTATTGAGATTATAGAAAAAGGATTTGAGCAATTTTCAAAGAAACACTATGCGAAATTACAGCAAAAATTTTCCGTGTCAGAAGATGAGCTCAAAGAGGCTATACAAGAGATAGAGAAACTTAATCCCAAACCCGGAAATTCGTACTCGGGAAGCAGTGTGCAGGTGGAACAAATCATTCCCGATTTTACAATTCGTGTGAATGACAATGATTTAGAACTTAGCCTTAACGGACGAAATGCTCCTGAATTGCACGTGTCGAAAGAATATTCCACAATGTTGGATACATATAAAAGGTCAAAAGAGAAAAGTGCTTCACAAAAAGAAGCAGTCTTTTTTATAAAACAGAAACTTGATTCTGCCAAGTGGTTCATTGATGCCATTAAGCAACGCCAACAAACGCTTTTGGTTACGATGGGAGCCATTATGGAGCATCAGCGTGAATATTTCTTGACAGGAGATGAATTGAAAATAAAGCCTTTGATTCTGAAGGATATAGCTGATAAAGTAGGGATGGATATTTCCACCATTTCTCGCGTGGCAAGCAGCAAATATGTTACAACACCTTATGGCACGAAGTTGATTAAAGATTTCTTTTCCGAATCAATGAAAAATGACCAAGGTGAGGACGTTTCAACACACGAAATAAAGCAAATTTTACAAAAAATCATCGCCACTGAAGATAAAGGCAAACCCTATCCTGATGATGAATTGGCTCAACTTCTTAAAGATGAGGGTTATCCGATTGCTCGCAGAACCGTTGCAAAATATCGTGAACAGCTGGATATTCCCGTAGCAAGACTTAGAAAGGAGTTGTAA
- a CDS encoding SLC13 family permease — MQVKTRKTVIIVFAIALALLFNYFLPYEEKVNKGLALLVLVAILWLTEVIHITVTALLIPVLAIFFGLEQTKPALQAFANPTIFLFFGGFAIATALSVQKLDQYIANRVISLAQGNFAIAIFLLLSVTVLLSMGISNTATAAMMIPLGIGMLKNLDYDSNKGTYMFVILGIAYSSSIGGMGTLVGSPPNAIVASQLNLTFSDWLKYGIPAVAGLMPLFLLAMYFVFKPKLNIKVDSNTQVEKLNKKQYVTIAIFVVTAICWILGEYLNKSISGFLGIDKIGSFDAVVAIAASVLVCLSGVASWKQVQENTDWGVLMLFGGGLTLSAILTNSGANKAMVDAVVFLVEGKHFFLIGLLVAAFIIFLTEFTSNTASAALLVPIFISIAEALNMNPLGLSLLIGLGASCAFMLPVATPPNAIAYGTGMVGQQDMIKAGFVLNILSIIFLSVIAYLFWF, encoded by the coding sequence ATGCAAGTAAAAACTCGAAAAACAGTAATTATTGTGTTTGCAATAGCTTTGGCATTGCTATTTAATTATTTTCTTCCTTATGAAGAAAAGGTGAATAAAGGCTTGGCACTCTTGGTGTTAGTTGCTATTTTGTGGCTTACCGAAGTGATTCATATTACGGTTACGGCGTTGTTAATTCCTGTTTTGGCAATCTTTTTCGGTCTTGAACAAACCAAACCGGCATTGCAGGCGTTTGCCAATCCTACCATTTTTCTATTTTTTGGAGGTTTTGCCATTGCAACAGCCTTGAGCGTCCAGAAGTTAGACCAGTACATAGCCAATAGAGTAATTTCATTGGCTCAGGGAAATTTTGCAATAGCAATTTTTCTGTTACTTTCCGTTACGGTTTTGCTTTCAATGGGGATTAGCAACACAGCAACTGCAGCGATGATGATTCCGCTTGGAATTGGAATGCTCAAGAATTTAGATTATGACTCGAATAAAGGAACTTATATGTTTGTTATTCTGGGAATTGCATATAGTTCCAGCATTGGTGGAATGGGAACTTTAGTAGGTTCACCACCCAACGCCATTGTAGCTTCGCAGTTGAATTTGACGTTTTCAGATTGGTTGAAATACGGAATCCCCGCAGTGGCTGGGCTGATGCCTTTGTTTTTACTGGCTATGTATTTCGTTTTCAAGCCGAAATTGAATATTAAAGTCGATTCGAATACGCAAGTAGAAAAGCTGAACAAAAAACAATACGTTACCATTGCTATTTTTGTGGTAACAGCCATTTGCTGGATTTTGGGAGAATATCTAAATAAGTCAATTTCAGGCTTTTTAGGGATTGATAAAATAGGTTCTTTTGATGCTGTTGTGGCAATAGCGGCTTCGGTATTGGTTTGTTTGTCAGGAGTTGCAAGCTGGAAACAAGTGCAAGAAAATACCGATTGGGGAGTTCTGATGCTTTTTGGTGGGGGACTTACGTTAAGTGCTATTTTGACCAACTCAGGTGCTAATAAAGCAATGGTAGATGCCGTTGTTTTTCTTGTAGAAGGCAAGCACTTTTTCCTAATTGGGTTACTTGTGGCTGCATTCATAATTTTCCTTACGGAATTTACATCAAACACAGCCAGTGCAGCCTTATTGGTACCTATTTTTATTTCAATTGCCGAGGCTTTGAATATGAATCCGTTAGGGCTTTCTTTGCTTATTGGTTTGGGAGCTTCTTGTGCTTTTATGCTACCTGTTGCAACTCCTCCAAATGCAATTGCATACGGAACGGGAATGGTGGGGCAACAAGATATGATAAAAGCAGGATTTGTGCTTAATATATTGAGTATAATATTCTTATCGGTAATAGCTTACTTGTTCTGGTTCTGA
- a CDS encoding response regulator transcription factor has translation MKSIKKEDIELFKKVKIAFSSFLDRIPAEHDKCCYTMCYTIRLQNKRPIHSFLIHHKITPILIDDKGHIHKVLCVLSLSGKREHNKISIYNENDAWEFDSNKLFWKKKQKITLSDREKEVIYLSAQGYNVKEVAKLLFIAPNTVKFHRKNIFEKTGTNNITEILNYLIDNRVF, from the coding sequence TTGAAAAGCATAAAAAAAGAAGATATTGAGTTGTTTAAAAAAGTAAAAATTGCATTTTCTAGTTTTTTAGATAGAATACCAGCAGAACACGATAAATGTTGCTACACTATGTGTTATACAATAAGATTACAAAACAAAAGACCTATACATAGTTTTCTTATACATCACAAAATCACTCCAATACTAATAGATGACAAAGGACACATACATAAGGTTCTTTGTGTACTTTCGCTATCGGGTAAGCGAGAACACAACAAGATTTCTATTTATAATGAAAATGATGCTTGGGAATTTGACTCGAATAAACTCTTTTGGAAAAAAAAACAAAAAATAACATTATCAGACCGAGAAAAGGAGGTAATATACCTGTCTGCACAAGGGTATAATGTAAAAGAAGTTGCTAAATTGTTATTCATAGCTCCCAACACTGTGAAATTTCACCGGAAAAATATTTTCGAAAAAACAGGAACGAATAATATTACTGAAATACTAAATTATCTAATTGACAACAGAGTGTTTTAA
- a CDS encoding T9SS type B sorting domain-containing protein, with the protein MRLVISFLLNISVWFVANAQVTPTVNISDHNGNTNTIEIDCDYNFVQNKSITLTANYPTIYQTQDYDVVSITYAPVAPFSAGTVVKIESDLGKKDDVFSKALSLPFEFCFYGNQFQEVVISDNGVVSFGAGNSNGDSPYTIAGQNPNLGLTKNAIFGVYHDLQNVDKVRTLTQGTAPYRQFIINYDDIPQYGSLRRSTTQIVLYETTGVIEVYVKDKPQNDATNITEFRKQALIGIINADGTKGVTPPNRNTGIWSATQEAWRFVPSGTTTINVEWYNADNQTYLGSGNTITRAPTINTRYEVRVTYNLCSPITVKDVVQVSFSTDFPTAKDVERTYCLDLGSTQMVNLTSFQTAINSDTTLTFSYHETETQAHNNQSPIANPNNYSLTSDKTIYVRTLRSGICYTVSRINLRTNIRPKITTPTTPFDFCDERNDLRENINLNNVNIPGVNYLHNRAFFENLADAQNNANAIVAVSNYQLNVSLPNREKTLYVRVWNRNFNDASCGTVFPIRLRLKPYVEVTPHEALICYVLEGQAINVDLTQYVANLVSGTLTYNLNNVKATFYRNSSYTNPIANPTNASIVMNATLYVKLEYPDFCESRTVLKLTADTDCDGAGGGGGGGGGAGGGGGGPILCGITFPINVNLQTDYLPHYLPTGLTPANVTILGFYDDAAMTSSIATPTHYELTEDNTPKTVYVKYRINANGTEASINFIVNASEEGTLPKDTFTICDVQNDGREEVPLVPEYRKILEDLYPFSNPSVRFFLTSVNRGLYITSSPKDESLATESVEVSGTQTTTVYALVSLEGCHYEYDLRFLLEKINVPEVPLTICDFNDDKQEIVDLVRYKSDIDAKLTADQRSSTTTVSYYYSERDAHTATNPIADETQAQVKTGQMSVFARVEFTEGCFVIVHLRFGFTTAVDLPTVTTLNVCDILNDGTESVDLSKSISGANASSTISFFNNEAAADANDSNFLYGVYSPSQTVSITLTTASTTVYVRVLDAVTNCKKVLPLSVNLISFPKIANNQVAVCDFANDGKEEVLLTEVKAQLVANNSTTLDDSMDFSLYFSQADALSATASQTTVTATQNFTAWVRITPAGTDCFYVKDVEFSLVSSPKVQNLNKTICNNSSRNLSGNTSETVNLNAYREEIIGRTLTLDDNFRFFTNENDALSGTNEIGTNYTITSFPIVIYVRTENNTTKCYSVSSITFNEHPQLAVSDTSIAFCADGQLNGNINLTEYPAKMVSDTTIYEVTYHESHANAVNDIPITSDITNYYVIPTSVVWMKFVSKDTGCFVIKRLAVSIYPSPKVNPVFQSRCDTDLSGTFTEDLTQYVTQIITGEPNVDLLYTFTYHTTLVDAQNGTNAVVSPTAYKFSYNNFRPNLSAPNQLRHSVFVRVVANGGIGCASQSVINFDAFLKPTTNTRTTTLTLCDDNSNDGLQTFDLTQAQNAISTQTGVAFTFYPTYVDAQNQTNAIADPTAYTNTKPYSETVFARFGASGFCDDWAAINLVVYPYIQAADRVVNTVCEFDNNGNRITINLPQEADAMLLTQHSAQSSITITFHDSQADAENGNSPITNNLANYDFPVGQKVVWVRFTNIEGCSEVRSLKLEKVANPAVTDVNLTLCDDDADGVYPLDLNTLDNQVTTSVGVTVTYYQSENEARTGTNLMSKTGVYNVPPHRSSRLYARIENANGCISIAKISLVTIPSLKGSISILESCENNVGSSLVAISFENRLNFANIRYAVNSTDIAQSMAFDRFEDKIGYIETSRLPEKTAISLTIFYETCQYTLPETFNISHLQPLSVVEVPQQDIALVAVEASGGRTPYEYIFNGKSYDTPTYVMKYSDPGYVDAQGRTVKQVNVVVRDALGCEVTLDIEKVFVDFNVPNFFTPDNDGNNDRWSPKNTKSYPRMITQIFDRHGRLIKTLREGESWDGTYNGTSLPSGDYWYSIETNEPRDGRKFVGNFTLMR; encoded by the coding sequence ATGAGATTAGTTATTTCCTTTTTGTTGAATATTTCGGTTTGGTTTGTGGCAAACGCCCAAGTTACTCCCACGGTTAATATTTCCGACCATAACGGAAACACAAACACTATTGAAATTGATTGTGATTATAATTTTGTTCAGAATAAAAGTATCACATTAACAGCTAATTATCCTACTATTTATCAAACGCAGGATTACGATGTGGTATCCATAACGTATGCTCCCGTAGCTCCGTTTTCAGCGGGAACGGTGGTGAAGATTGAAAGTGATTTGGGAAAAAAAGACGATGTTTTCAGTAAGGCTTTGTCGCTTCCTTTTGAATTTTGTTTCTATGGGAATCAATTTCAGGAAGTTGTGATAAGTGACAACGGTGTTGTTAGTTTTGGGGCAGGAAACAGTAACGGAGATAGCCCTTATACCATAGCTGGGCAAAATCCGAATTTGGGATTGACCAAAAATGCCATTTTCGGGGTTTATCACGATTTGCAAAATGTGGATAAAGTGCGTACACTTACACAAGGCACGGCTCCTTATCGTCAGTTCATTATTAATTATGATGATATTCCGCAGTATGGCAGTCTTCGCAGGAGTACAACTCAAATTGTGCTATATGAAACTACAGGTGTTATTGAGGTGTATGTGAAGGATAAGCCTCAGAATGATGCTACAAACATTACTGAATTCAGGAAACAAGCACTTATTGGTATTATCAACGCTGACGGAACAAAAGGCGTGACTCCTCCAAATCGCAATACAGGGATTTGGTCGGCAACGCAAGAGGCGTGGCGTTTTGTGCCTTCGGGGACTACAACTATCAATGTGGAATGGTATAATGCAGATAATCAAACATATTTAGGCTCTGGAAATACAATTACTCGAGCACCGACTATTAATACCCGATATGAGGTTCGTGTGACTTATAATTTGTGTTCGCCTATCACGGTTAAAGATGTTGTACAGGTTTCATTCTCAACAGATTTCCCCACAGCAAAAGACGTGGAACGGACATATTGTTTAGATTTGGGCAGTACGCAAATGGTTAATTTAACATCTTTCCAAACGGCAATCAATAGTGACACAACACTTACTTTTTCATATCACGAAACTGAAACACAAGCACATAATAATCAATCTCCTATAGCTAATCCGAATAATTATTCACTAACATCGGACAAAACCATTTATGTTCGTACTTTGCGAAGTGGTATCTGTTACACTGTATCTCGGATAAATCTTCGAACTAATATTCGTCCTAAAATTACAACTCCCACAACACCATTTGATTTTTGTGATGAGAGGAATGATTTGCGAGAAAATATCAATTTGAATAATGTCAACATTCCGGGAGTTAATTACTTGCATAATAGGGCTTTCTTTGAGAATTTAGCAGATGCACAAAACAACGCTAATGCCATTGTTGCGGTGAGTAACTACCAGCTGAATGTTTCCTTGCCAAACAGAGAGAAAACACTTTACGTTCGTGTGTGGAATCGAAACTTTAACGATGCATCGTGTGGGACGGTTTTCCCTATACGGTTGCGTTTAAAACCTTATGTTGAGGTTACTCCGCACGAGGCTTTAATATGTTACGTTTTGGAAGGGCAAGCGATTAATGTTGATTTAACCCAATATGTAGCCAATTTGGTTTCCGGTACTTTAACTTATAATTTGAATAATGTTAAGGCTACTTTTTACAGAAATTCAAGTTACACTAATCCTATTGCCAATCCCACAAATGCTTCGATTGTGATGAACGCTACCTTGTACGTAAAACTTGAATATCCTGACTTTTGCGAGTCACGAACTGTACTGAAACTTACCGCTGATACCGATTGCGATGGAGCTGGCGGAGGCGGTGGAGGCGGCGGTGGAGCTGGCGGCGGTGGTGGAGGACCTATACTTTGCGGTATTACATTCCCAATTAATGTAAATCTGCAAACAGATTATCTTCCGCACTATTTGCCTACTGGGCTTACACCTGCAAATGTTACAATTCTTGGGTTCTATGATGATGCAGCGATGACTTCTTCCATAGCAACTCCAACGCATTACGAACTTACTGAAGATAACACGCCCAAAACCGTATATGTCAAATATCGAATCAATGCCAATGGCACTGAAGCATCGATAAACTTTATAGTAAATGCTTCTGAAGAAGGGACTTTGCCAAAAGATACCTTTACAATTTGTGATGTACAGAACGATGGCAGGGAAGAAGTGCCATTGGTGCCGGAATATCGTAAAATACTTGAAGATTTATATCCGTTTAGCAATCCATCAGTGAGATTTTTCTTGACGAGTGTAAATCGTGGTCTTTACATAACCTCAAGCCCGAAAGACGAAAGTCTTGCAACAGAGTCCGTTGAAGTTAGCGGAACACAAACCACCACCGTTTATGCTTTGGTTTCATTGGAAGGATGTCATTATGAATATGACCTTCGTTTTCTGTTGGAAAAAATTAATGTTCCGGAAGTTCCACTTACGATATGTGATTTTAATGACGATAAACAGGAAATTGTTGATTTGGTTCGTTATAAATCAGATATTGATGCTAAACTCACAGCCGACCAACGCTCATCAACTACAACTGTAAGTTATTATTATTCAGAAAGAGATGCTCATACGGCAACGAATCCTATTGCTGATGAAACGCAAGCTCAGGTAAAAACAGGGCAAATGTCCGTTTTTGCCCGGGTGGAGTTTACGGAAGGCTGCTTCGTTATTGTTCATTTGCGATTTGGTTTTACCACAGCGGTGGATTTACCCACAGTAACAACATTGAATGTTTGTGATATTCTCAATGACGGAACTGAATCGGTGGATTTAAGCAAATCCATAAGCGGAGCCAATGCAAGTTCAACTATTAGTTTCTTCAATAATGAAGCCGCCGCCGATGCAAATGACAGTAACTTCTTATATGGGGTTTATAGCCCGTCTCAAACGGTTTCCATAACGCTTACAACAGCTTCAACCACGGTGTATGTGAGGGTTTTAGACGCGGTTACTAACTGTAAGAAGGTATTGCCTTTGTCCGTTAATCTTATTTCATTCCCCAAAATAGCAAACAATCAGGTTGCGGTTTGTGATTTTGCCAATGACGGAAAAGAGGAAGTTTTGCTTACCGAAGTTAAAGCCCAGTTGGTGGCAAATAATTCAACAACACTTGATGATAGTATGGATTTTTCTCTGTATTTTTCGCAAGCGGACGCTCTGTCGGCAACAGCCTCACAAACCACTGTTACTGCTACACAGAACTTTACGGCTTGGGTGCGTATTACTCCCGCCGGAACGGATTGTTTTTACGTGAAAGATGTTGAATTTAGTTTGGTTTCTTCTCCAAAAGTGCAAAATTTAAACAAAACAATCTGTAATAATAGTAGCCGAAATCTGTCAGGAAATACTTCTGAAACAGTTAATTTGAATGCTTACAGAGAAGAAATTATAGGAAGAACGCTAACTTTGGATGATAATTTCCGTTTCTTTACAAATGAAAACGATGCTTTGAGCGGAACTAATGAAATCGGAACGAATTATACCATTACGAGTTTTCCGATTGTTATTTATGTCCGAACAGAAAACAACACCACGAAATGTTATTCAGTTTCATCAATAACATTTAATGAGCATCCACAATTAGCAGTTTCCGACACGAGTATTGCTTTTTGTGCCGATGGGCAACTTAACGGAAACATCAATTTAACGGAATATCCTGCTAAAATGGTTTCAGACACAACGATTTACGAAGTTACCTATCACGAGTCGCACGCCAATGCAGTGAATGACATTCCAATTACTTCCGATATTACGAATTATTATGTGATTCCAACATCGGTGGTTTGGATGAAATTTGTTAGCAAAGATACGGGATGCTTTGTAATCAAGCGATTAGCAGTGTCAATTTATCCGTCGCCCAAGGTAAATCCTGTGTTTCAAAGTCGTTGTGATACTGATTTGTCTGGAACTTTTACAGAAGATTTAACACAATACGTAACGCAAATCATTACGGGTGAGCCAAATGTGGATTTGTTGTACACATTTACCTATCATACAACTTTGGTTGATGCTCAAAACGGAACAAATGCAGTGGTTTCGCCTACGGCTTACAAATTTTCGTATAACAACTTTCGACCGAATCTTTCCGCTCCGAACCAACTTCGGCATAGTGTTTTCGTGCGAGTTGTAGCCAACGGAGGTATTGGATGTGCTTCCCAATCAGTCATCAATTTTGATGCTTTTCTGAAACCTACTACCAACACCCGAACCACAACGCTCACACTTTGCGATGATAACTCAAATGACGGATTGCAAACGTTCGACTTGACCCAAGCTCAGAACGCTATTTCTACACAAACAGGAGTTGCATTTACGTTCTACCCAACATACGTTGATGCTCAAAATCAGACAAATGCAATTGCTGACCCAACTGCGTACACAAATACAAAACCATATTCCGAAACTGTCTTTGCACGATTTGGAGCAAGTGGCTTCTGTGATGATTGGGCTGCGATAAATCTTGTTGTTTATCCTTATATTCAGGCTGCTGATAGAGTGGTTAATACAGTTTGTGAATTTGACAATAACGGAAATCGAATTACAATAAATCTTCCGCAAGAAGCTGATGCAATGCTACTTACGCAACATTCGGCTCAAAGTTCAATTACGATTACATTCCACGATTCACAGGCTGATGCCGAAAACGGAAATTCGCCTATTACAAATAATCTTGCAAATTATGATTTTCCGGTAGGGCAAAAAGTGGTCTGGGTTCGTTTTACGAATATTGAAGGCTGTTCGGAAGTTCGTTCGCTTAAGCTGGAAAAAGTTGCAAATCCTGCTGTAACTGACGTGAATTTAACTCTTTGTGATGATGATGCGGATGGTGTTTATCCTCTGGATTTGAATACGTTGGATAATCAAGTTACAACTTCGGTTGGGGTGACAGTCACATATTATCAAAGTGAAAATGAAGCTCGAACAGGAACAAATTTGATGAGCAAAACAGGAGTTTACAACGTTCCTCCACATCGTTCAAGTCGTTTGTATGCCCGAATTGAAAACGCGAATGGCTGTATCAGTATTGCTAAAATTTCACTTGTGACCATTCCTTCTTTGAAAGGAAGCATTTCTATTTTAGAGAGTTGCGAAAATAATGTGGGAAGCAGTTTGGTTGCGATTTCATTTGAAAACAGATTGAATTTCGCAAACATTCGTTATGCCGTGAACAGTACGGATATTGCTCAAAGTATGGCTTTTGACCGATTTGAAGACAAAATTGGCTATATCGAAACGAGTCGTTTGCCTGAGAAAACGGCAATTTCACTCACTATTTTCTATGAAACTTGCCAATACACGCTTCCTGAAACGTTCAATATAAGTCACTTACAGCCACTTTCCGTAGTTGAGGTTCCTCAGCAGGATATCGCTTTGGTTGCGGTCGAAGCAAGTGGAGGTCGTACGCCTTATGAGTACATTTTTAACGGAAAATCCTATGATACACCAACTTACGTGATGAAATATTCCGACCCGGGATATGTTGACGCACAGGGCAGAACCGTTAAACAGGTCAATGTTGTGGTGCGTGACGCTTTGGGTTGTGAAGTTACTTTGGATATAGAAAAAGTATTCGTTGATTTTAATGTTCCGAATTTCTTTACTCCTGATAATGACGGAAATAATGACCGATGGAGCCCGAAAAATACCAAATCTTATCCACGAATGATTACACAAATATTTGACCGACACGGACGACTTATCAAAACGCTACGCGAAGGTGAATCGTGGGACGGAACTTACAACGGAACTTCACTTCCGTCAGGAGATTATTGGTATTCCATCGAAACTAACGAACCTCGTGATGGTCGTAAATTTGTAGGAAATTTCACATTGATGCGATAA